A genomic stretch from Methylorubrum extorquens includes:
- the rpsO gene encoding 30S ribosomal subunit protein S15 (Evidence 2a : Function from experimental evidences in other organisms; PubMedId : 10094780, 12244297, 12809609, 2432069, 2849753, 3005122, 6382163, 6394953, 776686; Product type s : structure), protein MSITAERKTALIKDYAKGNKDTGSPEVQIAILTERITNLTAHFKTHGKDNHSRRGLLKLVSQRRSLLDYLKRKEEARYRTLIERLGIRR, encoded by the coding sequence ATGTCGATCACGGCAGAGCGCAAGACCGCGCTCATCAAGGACTACGCCAAGGGCAACAAAGACACCGGCTCGCCGGAGGTCCAGATCGCCATCCTCACCGAGCGGATCACCAACCTGACCGCCCACTTCAAGACCCACGGCAAGGACAACCACTCCCGCCGCGGCCTCCTGAAGCTGGTCTCGCAGCGCCGCTCGCTGCTCGACTACCTGAAGCGCAAGGAAGAGGCGCGCTACCGCACCCTCATCGAGCGCCTCGGCATCCGCCGCTAA